CCCCTGCAGAACATCGGCCAGGCAGGGAGAGCCGGTCACCTCCACAGTCAGTTCATCGTTGTTCAGTTTTCCCCACCGTTCCTCGACAAACAACCCCATCCGCACGGCAATCCAAAGGTCGGTGCAGAGCTCCCGATGGTGGGCAAAGGCCTCCTTTTCCATATGCCTTTCCCTCATCTGCCGGTTTGCCGGAACGATCTCGGGCGTACGGGGTGAAAAAACGATATCCTGCTCGAAGTAGGGTTTGATATCCAGGATGGGGGTTCCGTCCACCGCGTCAAGGCCATCGACGAACAGGCGGTTCCCCGCAATTCCTTCCAGACGCACGAGGGTCAGGGCGATCGGATTCGGCCGGACCGGTGTTCTCAAGGCGAAAACGCCGTACTTCGGCACGTTGGGGTTCACCCGTTCGGGGGATGCCGTAAGAACGTCCCGTCGGGACTCGTGGAACCAGGACAGAACCCACAGATGCGAATTCTCGTCGATCTTATCGAGGGCGGCCGCATATTCGGGAAAGATTTCAATGACCGAACGAACCCCCAAAATCGATATTTCCGCCGTGGAGGCTTCCGCCGAGCACACGACTCCGATGGGCCGCAATTCAATGGAATTCATGACAACCTTCATCCTCGTCCTCCTTTGTCCGGGCGGGAAATGACCGCCGGAGTTCCCCGATTGTACAGGTTGCGCGCAAAACATTCCACTGCGATATTGGCCCCGACAACCCTATGCATGAACATGCTCCGGTTCCCCACGGCGATGCTTCTCCCCGGAAGGAGATGGATAGGACGGATGGAATGCACAGAACGAAGATTAATCCCTGCCCTTATATCTTCATCCACCTTATATTCGGAAGTAAGGATTATGGAAATATAAAAAATCAGGATATTTGTCGATTGAATAATCTTTGATTTTTTAACATAATTCAGGCTTGGGAAAGTTCGCCCGAATTTAAAGCCATTAAACAACAAACATCTACTCGTGAATTAAAGAAAGGAGGTTGGTTTTATGAACCGTCCGTCA
The Syntrophus gentianae genome window above contains:
- the tsaA gene encoding tRNA (N6-threonylcarbamoyladenosine(37)-N6)-methyltransferase TrmO, translating into MKVVMNSIELRPIGVVCSAEASTAEISILGVRSVIEIFPEYAAALDKIDENSHLWVLSWFHESRRDVLTASPERVNPNVPKYGVFALRTPVRPNPIALTLVRLEGIAGNRLFVDGLDAVDGTPILDIKPYFEQDIVFSPRTPEIVPANRQMRERHMEKEAFAHHRELCTDLWIAVRMGLFVEERWGKLNNDELTVEVTGSPCLADVLQGLTRARLANPPRFFFQPSRERICSLWRKEEEQISLTCLGETDPDRIQSLPDEELFKIEILSSLTSGRRP